In one Culex quinquefasciatus strain JHB chromosome 2, VPISU_Cqui_1.0_pri_paternal, whole genome shotgun sequence genomic region, the following are encoded:
- the LOC6042978 gene encoding CLIP domain-containing serine protease 14D has translation MTQLIRLLIPIAFLASIGLVCYAQPAPKATLPRPNECGNGQSDRLINTALPFLGEYPWTALIQYRKPDGKLEFSCGGSLINARYILTAAHCISGIPKNWKIVGVRLGEHDLSNAGPDCEDDLCADLHIDMTIDKLIVHEDHNNLPRSQWDDIALIRFDRDVTFSDYIRPICLPLDDEVRTGNTTGLRVTEVGWSRTVGSRISDTKMRTELEILNRTECDTAYQQQEITLRDTQLCVSRPKLADVCHGIAGSSLMQRVGDSFYLIGITSFGPTGCGKKNIPDVYTKVASYVDWIESKME, from the exons ATGACTCAACTAATTAGACTGCTAATACCCATTGCATTCCTGGCATCAATTGGTCTG GTTTGTTACGCTCAACCGGCGCCCAAGGCAACCCTCCCCAGACCTAACGAGTGTGGAAATGGTCAGTCTGACCGACTGATTAATACAGCGCTTCCTTTCCTGGGAGAGTACCCCTGGACTGCGCTGATCCAGTACCGCAAGCCCGATGGAAAGCTGGAGTTCAGCTGTGGCGGTTCGTTAATCAACGCTCGTTACATTCTGACTGCCGCTCACTGCATCAGTGGAATCCCGAAGAACTGGAAGAT AGTTGGAGTCCGTCTTGGGGAGCATGACCTGAGCAACGCTGGTCCGGACTGCGAAGACGACCTGTGCGCCGATCTCCACATTGACATGACGATTGACAAGCTGATTGTTCATGAAGATCACAACAACCTGCCACGCAGTCAATGGGATGATATTGCACTGATTCGGTTCGATCGGGATGTGACCTTCTCGGACTATATCAGACCGATTTGTCTGCCGCTTGATGATGAAGTACGTACTGGTAACACCACTGGACTAAGAGTTACCGAAGTTGGATGGTCCAGAACAGTTGGCA GCAGAATTAGTGACACGAAGATGCGAACCGAGCTGGAGATTCTGAACCGTACCGAATGTGATACGGCGTATCAACAGCAGGAGATTACCCTGCGGGATACTCAGCTGTGCGTGAGCAGACCGAAGCTTGCAGACGTATGTCACGGCATTGCCGGAAGTTCACTGATGCAGCGAGTTGGTGACAGCTTTTATCTGATTGGGATCACTAGCTTTGGACCAACGGGGTGTGGCAAGAAGAACATTCCGGATGTGTACACTAAGGTGGCGAGTTATGTTGATTGGATTGAGAGCAAGATGGAGTAG